A single genomic interval of Mycobacterium sp. DL592 harbors:
- a CDS encoding cation acetate symporter, which translates to MSTATALTAGGLLASAVATVAVGAWGVRLARTTSDFLVASRTVGPRWNAAAISGEYLSAASFLGVAGLIAKYGADALWYPVGFTAGYLGLLLFVSAPLRRSGAYTVPDFAEFRLGSTRLRRVAMLVVVTVCILYLVPQYQGAGLTLKTLLGVPVWIGPLLVGGIVVVNVVGGGMRSITFVQAFQYWLKLTAVAVPALVLAVHFGTEHPQLGGPLPPTVDRQTTVAVDTAVVVTVTDPTGVTVTGPARSGALPGPGQYTLPGGSTLTLAAGAQTPVVAGAPPTGEQWIANGGGLGGKHPLYQVFSIMVATFLGAMGLPHVLVRFYTNPDGRAARRTALAVIALLSLFYLFPTLLGVFARLYVPQLLVTGKSDAAVLVLPSATIAGLPGELIGALVAAGAIAAFLATSSGLLVSIAGALSTDVMRGRVRDFRLVAVIAGVIPIPLSLIASSLELSRGVGLVFAVAASTLCPLLVLGIWWRGLTAAGAAAGLIVGALSSGLAALLAVTGWVDDTGLHGWPATLIGYPAAVTVPLAFATMVIVSRATRADVPPDVARIFARMHVPERLGMSVERVPRG; encoded by the coding sequence GTGAGCACCGCGACCGCCCTGACGGCCGGTGGCTTGCTGGCGTCCGCGGTGGCGACGGTGGCCGTCGGGGCCTGGGGGGTGCGGCTGGCGCGGACCACGTCGGACTTCCTGGTGGCCTCGCGCACCGTCGGGCCGCGGTGGAACGCCGCGGCGATATCGGGTGAATACCTTTCGGCGGCATCCTTTCTCGGCGTCGCCGGGCTGATCGCCAAGTACGGGGCCGACGCCCTGTGGTACCCGGTCGGCTTCACCGCAGGCTATCTGGGCCTGCTGCTGTTCGTCTCCGCACCGCTGCGCCGCTCCGGCGCCTACACGGTTCCGGACTTCGCCGAGTTCCGGCTCGGGTCGACGCGCCTGCGCCGGGTGGCCATGCTGGTGGTCGTCACCGTGTGCATCCTCTATCTGGTTCCCCAGTACCAGGGCGCCGGGTTGACGCTGAAAACCCTTCTGGGCGTGCCGGTCTGGATCGGTCCGCTACTGGTGGGCGGCATCGTGGTCGTCAACGTGGTCGGCGGCGGCATGCGGTCGATCACGTTCGTGCAGGCGTTCCAGTACTGGCTCAAACTCACCGCCGTCGCAGTGCCGGCACTGGTGCTGGCCGTCCACTTCGGCACCGAGCACCCGCAACTGGGCGGGCCGCTGCCGCCCACCGTGGACCGCCAGACCACCGTCGCCGTCGACACTGCCGTCGTCGTCACCGTCACCGACCCGACCGGTGTCACCGTCACCGGACCAGCCCGCAGCGGCGCCCTGCCCGGCCCCGGCCAGTACACCCTGCCCGGGGGCAGCACCCTGACCCTGGCCGCCGGCGCCCAGACGCCGGTGGTCGCAGGGGCGCCGCCCACCGGTGAGCAGTGGATCGCCAACGGCGGCGGCTTGGGCGGCAAACACCCGCTTTACCAAGTGTTCTCGATCATGGTGGCCACCTTCCTCGGCGCCATGGGCCTGCCGCATGTGCTGGTGCGCTTCTATACCAATCCCGACGGCCGGGCCGCGCGACGTACCGCACTGGCAGTGATCGCGCTGCTGTCGCTGTTCTATCTGTTCCCCACCCTGCTCGGGGTGTTCGCCCGGCTCTATGTCCCGCAACTTCTGGTCACCGGCAAGTCGGATGCGGCGGTGCTGGTGCTGCCGTCGGCCACCATCGCCGGGCTGCCCGGCGAGCTGATCGGCGCGCTGGTCGCCGCCGGTGCCATCGCAGCGTTCCTGGCGACCTCCTCGGGCCTGCTGGTCAGCATCGCCGGCGCGCTGTCCACCGACGTAATGCGCGGCCGGGTCCGGGACTTCCGGCTGGTGGCTGTGATCGCCGGGGTGATCCCGATTCCGTTGTCGCTCATCGCGTCCTCGCTGGAGCTGTCCCGCGGCGTCGGGTTGGTGTTCGCCGTGGCCGCCTCGACGCTGTGCCCGCTGCTGGTGCTGGGTATCTGGTGGCGTGGGCTGACCGCCGCGGGCGCGGCGGCGGGCCTGATCGTCGGGGCGCTGTCGTCCGGTCTCGCCGCCCTGCTGGCGGTCACCGGCTGGGTCGACGACACCGGACTGCACGGCTGGCCGGCCACCCTGATCGGGTATCCCGCCGCAGTGACGGTGCCGTTGGCGTTCGCGACGATGGTGATCGTCAGCCGGGCGACCCGTGCCGACGTCCCACCGGACGTGGCACGGATCTTCGCCCGCATGCACGTGCCCGAACGCCTTGGCATGAGCGTGGAGCGTGTCCCCCGCGGCTGA
- a CDS encoding LytTR family DNA-binding domain-containing protein, translating into MALSVLAVDDEAPARDELAYLLGEHPDVADVVAVGDATSALRILNERTVDAIFLDINMPGLSGLELASVLGNFAHPPSVVFVTAHDDKAVAAFEVGALDYLLKPIRTERLDEAVRRVVAARSAEPAAQQDESIGDTVPVELAGVTQLVRADTIGWVEAEGDYARLHAASGSHLVRIPLTTLEDRWRSRGFQRVHRSYLVALNMVTGLRTSGASTLVRLRANGSSPPVELPVSRRQARELRDRLIRDPMRTFRPGSGDD; encoded by the coding sequence ATGGCGCTTTCGGTGCTCGCGGTCGACGACGAAGCCCCTGCCCGCGACGAACTGGCGTATCTACTGGGTGAACACCCCGACGTCGCCGACGTGGTCGCGGTCGGCGACGCCACCTCCGCACTGCGCATCCTCAACGAGCGCACCGTCGACGCGATCTTCCTTGACATCAACATGCCCGGATTGTCCGGGCTCGAACTGGCCAGCGTGCTGGGCAACTTCGCGCACCCGCCGTCGGTCGTGTTCGTCACCGCGCACGACGACAAGGCGGTGGCCGCCTTCGAAGTCGGGGCCTTGGACTACCTGCTCAAGCCGATCCGCACGGAGCGCCTCGACGAGGCTGTCCGCCGGGTCGTCGCGGCCCGCAGCGCCGAACCCGCAGCGCAGCAGGACGAATCGATCGGCGACACCGTCCCCGTCGAACTCGCCGGGGTCACCCAGCTGGTGCGCGCCGACACCATCGGCTGGGTCGAGGCCGAGGGCGACTACGCCCGGCTGCATGCGGCTTCGGGATCGCATCTGGTCCGAATCCCGTTGACCACCTTGGAAGACCGCTGGCGCAGCCGGGGCTTTCAGCGCGTGCACCGCTCGTATCTGGTGGCGCTGAACATGGTCACCGGCCTGCGCACCTCCGGTGCCTCGACGCTGGTGCGGTTGCGGGCCAACGGATCATCACCACCGGTGGAGCTGCCGGTCAGCCGCAGGCAGGCCCGCGAGCTGCGCGACCGGCTGATCCGCGACCCGATGCGGACCTTCCGGCCCGGCAGCGGCGATGACTAG
- a CDS encoding sensor histidine kinase, whose protein sequence is MSGAVAIALAASLAAVALIIGVLAVLTRRRVSTPAERAVHATLHTASLAARSLRKGLDADSAQGAAPHLRTLTGADGVALYDGEGTLLAADPGGDLWAPPTTAVCHQTAREAIAGQRRVLARDQTPAVVAQPLLDDDGIVIGVLVAVNAAEPAPGMLGAIGEVARYAASQLELAELAASRARLDRAEVLALRAQISPHFIYNALNTIASFVRTDPDRARDLILEFADFTRYSFRSAGPYTVLADELRNIDRYLTLERARFGTNLSVTLQVAPEVLTVVVPFLALQPLVENAVRHGLAGRAGGSVEIVARNEGSDCVITVEDDGIGMDPEILRSGHGDVLADGEQAAHVGLTNVDHRLRAAFGNDYGLVVETAPGAGTKVIMRVPKFRAGVRA, encoded by the coding sequence ATGTCGGGAGCGGTGGCGATCGCGCTGGCGGCTTCGCTGGCCGCGGTCGCGCTGATCATCGGCGTGCTGGCGGTGCTGACCCGCCGCCGGGTCAGCACACCCGCCGAGCGCGCCGTGCACGCCACCCTGCACACCGCCTCACTGGCCGCCCGCTCACTGCGAAAAGGCCTCGACGCCGACTCCGCGCAGGGAGCCGCGCCCCACCTGCGCACCCTGACCGGCGCCGACGGCGTCGCGCTCTACGACGGCGAGGGCACCCTGCTGGCCGCCGACCCGGGCGGAGACCTGTGGGCACCGCCGACCACGGCCGTGTGCCACCAGACCGCGCGCGAGGCGATCGCCGGCCAGCGCCGCGTGCTGGCCCGCGACCAGACCCCCGCGGTGGTCGCCCAGCCGCTGCTCGACGACGACGGGATCGTCATCGGCGTGCTCGTCGCGGTCAACGCCGCCGAGCCGGCCCCGGGCATGCTCGGCGCCATCGGTGAGGTCGCCCGCTACGCCGCCAGCCAGCTCGAGCTCGCCGAACTCGCGGCATCGCGGGCCCGCCTGGACCGCGCCGAGGTGCTCGCGCTGCGCGCCCAGATCAGCCCGCACTTCATCTACAACGCGCTGAACACCATCGCCTCGTTCGTGCGCACCGACCCCGACCGTGCCCGCGACCTGATCCTGGAGTTCGCCGACTTCACCCGCTACTCGTTCCGCTCGGCCGGCCCGTACACCGTGCTAGCCGACGAGCTGCGCAACATCGACCGCTATCTGACGCTGGAGCGTGCCCGGTTCGGCACCAACCTCTCAGTCACTCTGCAGGTCGCCCCCGAGGTGCTCACCGTGGTGGTGCCGTTCCTGGCGTTGCAGCCGCTGGTCGAGAACGCCGTGCGGCACGGCCTGGCGGGCCGCGCCGGCGGCTCGGTCGAGATCGTCGCGCGCAACGAAGGATCCGACTGCGTGATCACCGTCGAGGACGACGGCATCGGGATGGATCCGGAGATCCTGCGCTCCGGGCACGGCGACGTGCTGGCAGACGGCGAGCAGGCCGCCCACGTCGGCTTGACGAATGTCGATCATCGCCTGCGCGCGGCCTTCGGCAACGACTACGGTCTGGTGGTCGAGACAGCCCCGGGCGCGGGTACCAAAGTCATCATGCGGGTGCCCAAGTTCCGGGCGGGCGTGCGGGCCTAG
- a CDS encoding HhH-GPD-type base excision DNA repair protein — protein MAQLQLTQDPAADSLLSEDPFALLMGMMLDQQIPMEVAFAGPRKLLERLGGIDPRLIAEYDPEKFAEEFAKTPAVHRFPGSMAKRVQDLAREIVDRYDGDTARLWLDGDPDGAEVLRRLKALPGFGEQKAKIFLALLGKQYGVTPQGWRAAVGDYGKAGTHMSIADVVDKGSLDQVRAYKKKMKAAAKAKA, from the coding sequence ATGGCGCAGTTGCAACTGACCCAGGATCCCGCGGCAGACAGCCTCCTGTCCGAGGATCCGTTTGCTCTTCTCATGGGCATGATGCTTGATCAGCAGATCCCGATGGAAGTCGCCTTTGCGGGCCCGCGCAAGCTGCTCGAGCGCCTCGGTGGCATCGACCCCCGTCTGATCGCCGAGTACGACCCGGAGAAGTTCGCCGAGGAGTTCGCGAAAACCCCTGCGGTGCATCGCTTCCCGGGTTCGATGGCCAAGCGTGTGCAGGATCTGGCCCGCGAGATCGTCGACCGCTACGACGGCGACACCGCGCGGCTGTGGCTCGACGGCGACCCCGACGGTGCCGAGGTGCTGCGCCGCCTGAAGGCACTGCCCGGCTTCGGTGAGCAGAAGGCCAAAATCTTCCTGGCGCTGCTGGGCAAGCAGTATGGCGTCACCCCGCAGGGCTGGCGGGCCGCCGTCGGTGACTACGGCAAGGCCGGCACCCACATGTCGATCGCCGATGTCGTCGATAAGGGGTCGCTGGACCAAGTCAGGGCGTACAAGAAGAAGATGAAGGCCGCAGCGAAGGCGAAGGCCTGA
- a CDS encoding DUF1059 domain-containing protein — MKTHLNCPCGEAIRGKDEDELVELTKAHLASAHPGMDYGRDEILFMAY; from the coding sequence ATGAAGACCCATCTGAACTGTCCGTGTGGCGAGGCGATCCGCGGCAAGGACGAGGACGAGCTCGTCGAGCTCACCAAGGCGCACCTGGCCTCGGCGCATCCGGGCATGGACTACGGCCGCGACGAGATCCTCTTCATGGCCTACTAG
- a CDS encoding wax ester/triacylglycerol synthase family O-acyltransferase, with amino-acid sequence METLDPIDALMLTGELLSSPMHVAVVMILSPPPGVDTRSYVETLYADSLSATAPIDPRLRRRPYRGIDTAGVWVWRDADDIDLRHHMQRRTLPQGSGPEALWELVSHLHALPLDRSAPMWMAYLIDGLADGRFAFYLKVHHIVVDGVAGLKMIGDSLTSDPEQRDMPPFYACTAAPEKRPPTRRLPNPLSAVKAAAGVAASGLSLTRHVVAGELATILGSLTTPAVAPPFGAPHTRFNTKLGAHRSVAATSLDRNRIRAIQQAAGVTGNDVVTAVISGVVRDWLAEQDELPRQSLVAICPVTVRDPGAADDDEHGNQFGLGLCPLGTNISDAGQRLTLVHYAMGNVKHQVAAQGPGAMLVVLMPAIGPTVLAPQLPFASWIRPSYNLPISNVPGPQEQRYFNGAHVDEIYPVSVVYDGMALNVTVCSYADRIGVGYVADRDVIADIDDLVPLTEKALADLEAAVGVA; translated from the coding sequence ATGGAGACGCTCGACCCGATCGACGCCCTGATGCTCACCGGCGAGTTGCTGTCGAGCCCGATGCACGTCGCCGTGGTGATGATCCTGTCCCCACCTCCTGGCGTCGATACCCGCAGCTATGTCGAGACGCTCTACGCGGACAGCCTGAGCGCCACCGCACCGATCGACCCGCGGCTGCGCCGCAGGCCCTACCGCGGTATCGACACCGCCGGGGTGTGGGTGTGGCGCGACGCCGACGACATCGACCTGCGCCACCACATGCAGCGCCGCACGCTTCCGCAGGGGTCGGGCCCGGAAGCGTTGTGGGAGTTGGTCTCTCACCTTCACGCACTGCCGCTGGACCGCTCGGCGCCGATGTGGATGGCGTATCTGATCGACGGCCTGGCCGATGGGCGCTTCGCCTTCTACCTCAAGGTCCACCACATCGTCGTCGACGGGGTGGCCGGGCTGAAGATGATCGGCGACTCCCTGACGTCTGACCCCGAGCAGCGCGACATGCCGCCGTTCTACGCCTGCACCGCCGCACCCGAGAAGCGACCGCCGACCAGGCGCCTGCCCAACCCGCTGTCGGCGGTCAAGGCGGCAGCCGGTGTGGCGGCCTCCGGGCTGAGCCTGACCCGCCACGTGGTGGCCGGCGAGCTCGCCACCATCCTCGGCAGCCTCACCACCCCGGCGGTGGCACCGCCGTTCGGGGCACCGCACACCCGGTTCAACACCAAGCTCGGAGCGCACCGATCGGTGGCGGCAACCAGCTTGGACCGCAACAGGATTCGCGCCATCCAGCAGGCCGCGGGGGTGACCGGCAACGACGTCGTCACCGCGGTGATCTCAGGTGTGGTGCGGGACTGGCTGGCCGAGCAGGACGAGCTGCCGCGCCAGTCGCTGGTGGCGATCTGCCCGGTGACGGTGCGCGATCCCGGCGCGGCCGACGATGACGAGCACGGCAACCAGTTCGGGCTGGGGTTGTGCCCGCTGGGCACCAACATCTCCGATGCCGGGCAGCGGCTCACCCTGGTGCACTACGCGATGGGCAACGTCAAACACCAGGTGGCGGCGCAGGGGCCGGGGGCCATGCTGGTGGTGCTGATGCCGGCGATCGGCCCGACCGTGCTGGCGCCGCAGTTGCCGTTCGCGTCGTGGATCCGGCCGAGCTACAACCTGCCGATCTCCAATGTGCCCGGCCCGCAGGAGCAGCGGTACTTCAACGGCGCGCACGTCGACGAGATCTACCCCGTGTCGGTGGTCTACGACGGGATGGCGCTCAATGTGACGGTGTGCTCGTACGCCGATCGCATCGGGGTCGGCTATGTGGCCGACCGCGACGTGATCGCCGACATCGACGACCTGGTTCCGCTGACCGAGAAGGCGCTGGCCGACCTGGAGGCCGCCGTGGGCGTGGCCTAG
- a CDS encoding mannosyltransferase, whose product MGRTRSSALLLALSVAARLAWTYLVPNGANFVDLHVYIGGAAALDHPGTLYSYVYADQTPDFPLPFTYPPFAALLFYPLHLLPFGLVAFCWQVGIIAALYGVVRVSQRLLGITDGRPTAMLWTAVAIWIEPLRSTFDYGQVNVILVLGVLYAAYSSRWWLSGLLVGVAAGIKLTPAVTGLYFLGMRRWGAAIFSAVVFVATVALSMLVIGQQARYYFTDLLGDAGRIGPIGTSFNQSWRGGISRILGHDAGYGPLVLAAIAVTAVLAVLAWRALGADGDRDRLGSLLVVQLFGLLISPISWTHHWVWLVPLMIWLIHGPWRLRPGARLLGWGWLVLTLIGVPWLLSFAQPTIWQISRPWYLAWAGLIYIVATLATLGWIAASGRRESR is encoded by the coding sequence GTGGGTAGAACGCGCTCATCGGCTCTGCTGCTCGCGCTGAGCGTGGCCGCCCGCCTGGCCTGGACCTACCTGGTGCCCAACGGTGCGAACTTCGTCGACCTCCACGTCTACATCGGCGGGGCGGCCGCACTCGATCACCCCGGCACGCTCTACTCCTACGTCTACGCCGACCAGACCCCCGACTTCCCACTGCCGTTCACCTACCCGCCGTTCGCCGCGCTGCTGTTCTATCCGCTGCACCTGCTGCCGTTCGGTCTCGTCGCGTTCTGCTGGCAGGTCGGCATCATCGCCGCGCTCTACGGCGTGGTGCGGGTGAGTCAGCGACTGCTCGGCATCACCGACGGGCGCCCGACCGCCATGCTGTGGACCGCCGTGGCGATCTGGATCGAGCCGCTGCGCAGCACCTTCGACTACGGCCAGGTCAACGTCATCCTGGTGCTGGGAGTGCTCTACGCCGCCTACAGCAGCCGCTGGTGGCTGTCCGGTCTGCTGGTCGGGGTGGCCGCGGGCATCAAGCTCACCCCGGCGGTCACCGGGCTGTACTTCCTGGGGATGCGCCGCTGGGGTGCGGCGATCTTCTCGGCGGTGGTCTTCGTCGCCACCGTCGCACTGTCGATGCTGGTGATCGGCCAGCAGGCCCGCTACTACTTCACCGACCTGCTCGGCGATGCCGGCCGGATCGGGCCGATCGGCACGTCGTTCAACCAGTCCTGGCGTGGCGGTATCTCCCGCATCCTCGGCCACGACGCCGGCTACGGCCCACTGGTGCTTGCCGCGATCGCGGTGACGGCCGTGCTGGCGGTACTGGCCTGGCGGGCCCTGGGCGCCGACGGCGACCGCGACCGGCTGGGCTCGCTGCTGGTGGTGCAACTGTTCGGCCTGCTGATCTCGCCGATCTCGTGGACCCATCACTGGGTGTGGTTGGTGCCCTTGATGATCTGGCTCATCCACGGCCCGTGGCGGCTGCGCCCCGGCGCGCGGCTGCTGGGCTGGGGCTGGCTGGTGCTCACCCTCATCGGGGTGCCGTGGCTGCTGAGCTTCGCCCAGCCGACGATCTGGCAGATCAGCCGGCCGTGGTATCTGGCCTGGGCCGGGCTGATCTACATCGTGGCGACGCTGGCGACGCTGGGCTGGATCGCCGCTAGCGGTCGGCGAGAATCTCGTTGA
- a CDS encoding 4a-hydroxytetrahydrobiopterin dehydratase encodes MAVLTDEQVDAAAEDLDGWHRLDGALRRSVTFGAFLDGIEAVRRVAEHAERADHHPDIDIRWRTVTFALVTHSEGGITDKDVAMAREINEILADR; translated from the coding sequence ATGGCTGTGTTGACCGATGAACAAGTGGACGCCGCTGCCGAGGATCTCGACGGCTGGCATCGCCTCGACGGTGCGTTGCGCCGTTCGGTGACGTTCGGCGCCTTCCTCGACGGTATCGAGGCGGTGCGCCGGGTGGCCGAGCACGCCGAACGCGCCGACCATCATCCAGATATCGATATCCGTTGGCGGACTGTCACTTTCGCGCTCGTCACACATTCCGAGGGCGGGATCACCGACAAGGACGTTGCGATGGCCCGGGAGATCAACGAGATTCTCGCCGACCGCTAG
- a CDS encoding (deoxy)nucleoside triphosphate pyrophosphohydrolase, which translates to MPTQIVVAGALIADAALLVAQRRRPPELAGLWELPGGKVAAGETEAQALTRELREELGVEVAVGERLGVDVPVGDGLILRAYLVTHIGGTLHPHDHGELRWVTAPELGDLPWVPADRAWLPELSKRLGQ; encoded by the coding sequence ATGCCCACCCAGATCGTCGTCGCCGGTGCGCTGATCGCCGATGCCGCGCTGTTGGTGGCCCAGCGCCGGCGACCGCCGGAGCTGGCCGGCCTGTGGGAACTGCCCGGCGGCAAAGTCGCGGCGGGGGAGACCGAGGCGCAGGCACTGACCCGCGAGCTCCGCGAAGAGCTCGGTGTCGAGGTGGCCGTCGGCGAACGGCTGGGCGTCGATGTCCCCGTCGGTGACGGGCTGATCCTGCGCGCCTATCTCGTCACCCACATCGGCGGCACCCTGCACCCCCACGATCACGGTGAGTTGCGTTGGGTCACCGCGCCCGAACTCGGGGATCTGCCGTGGGTACCGGCCGACCGGGCCTGGCTGCCGGAGCTCTCGAAACGCCTCGGACAGTGA
- a CDS encoding cytochrome P450 has product MPDKPDIDLTDGRFYAGGNARDAYRWMRAHEPVFRDRNGLAAAATYRAVIDAERNPELFSNAGGIRPSTPALPHMIDMDDPAHLLRRKLVNAGFTRKQVRDKSESIAALCDTLIDAVCERGECDFVRDLAAPLPMAVIGDMLGVAPEDRETLLAWSDDLVVALSSTASEEILAASVNALLAYNDFMAATIEQRRKQPTDDLVSVLIGAEVDGEQLTDEQIISETLLILIGGDETTRHTLSGGTAELSRHPDQWEAVRTNPALLPDAVEEMLRWTSPIKNMCRILTADNDFHGTQLHAGEKIMLLFESANFDETVFGDPDTFRIDRNPNNHVTFGFGTHFCLGNQLARLELTTMTQKVLQRLPDLRLAEGTQLPLRPANFVSGLEAMPVEFTPTAPVTS; this is encoded by the coding sequence GTGCCAGACAAGCCGGACATCGACCTGACCGACGGCCGGTTCTACGCCGGCGGCAACGCCCGCGACGCCTACCGCTGGATGCGCGCCCACGAGCCGGTGTTCCGCGACCGCAACGGCCTGGCCGCCGCCGCGACCTACCGCGCGGTGATCGACGCCGAACGCAACCCCGAACTGTTCTCCAATGCCGGCGGGATCCGGCCCAGCACGCCGGCGCTGCCCCACATGATCGACATGGACGACCCGGCGCACCTGTTGCGGCGCAAGCTCGTCAACGCCGGCTTTACCCGCAAGCAGGTCAGGGACAAGTCGGAATCCATTGCGGCCCTGTGTGACACGCTGATCGACGCGGTCTGCGAACGCGGTGAGTGCGACTTCGTCCGCGATCTGGCCGCGCCGCTGCCGATGGCCGTCATCGGCGACATGCTCGGGGTGGCTCCCGAGGATCGCGAGACACTACTGGCGTGGTCGGACGACCTCGTCGTCGCGCTGAGTTCGACGGCCTCCGAAGAGATCCTGGCCGCCTCGGTCAACGCACTGCTGGCCTACAACGACTTCATGGCGGCCACCATCGAGCAACGCCGCAAACAGCCGACCGACGATCTGGTCAGCGTGCTCATCGGCGCCGAGGTAGACGGTGAACAGCTCACCGACGAACAGATCATCTCCGAAACCCTGCTGATCCTCATCGGCGGCGACGAGACCACCCGCCACACCCTGTCCGGCGGGACCGCCGAACTCTCCCGCCACCCCGACCAGTGGGAGGCGGTGCGCACCAACCCGGCGCTGCTGCCCGACGCCGTCGAAGAGATGCTGCGCTGGACCTCCCCGATCAAGAACATGTGCCGAATCCTGACCGCGGACAACGATTTTCACGGCACACAGTTGCACGCCGGGGAGAAGATCATGCTGCTGTTCGAGTCGGCCAACTTCGACGAGACCGTCTTCGGCGATCCCGACACATTCCGCATCGACCGCAATCCCAACAACCACGTGACATTCGGTTTCGGCACCCACTTCTGCCTCGGCAACCAGCTGGCCCGCCTCGAGCTGACCACCATGACCCAAAAGGTACTGCAGCGGCTGCCGGACCTGCGCCTGGCCGAGGGCACGCAGCTGCCGCTGCGCCCGGCCAACTTCGTCAGCGGGCTGGAAGCCATGCCGGTCGAATTCACCCCGACCGCTCCGGTCACCAGCTGA